The genomic interval AACCCCATAAAAGAGAAAACAAATAGCCTATATTCCAGCCAAACAACTTCATAACAAGACCTATTGGCAAATAATAGCCTAAATAATAAACAAGAGAGTAATCTTTATAAATTACAGGCCATTTATAAAGGAATAAATCATGAAAGATTGCATTATTTTTTTCCCAGTCAGGATTGTTCTGGAATCCAAACCCTCCCATTCCTGATAATAAGCACCATAAGAGCAAAATCACTATGGTGATTAAAAAGTATTTTAAATTTTTGTTTTGAAGAAAAACTTTCCTGTTATAAAGCTCTTTTGTATATAAAAAAGCCGAAATGGCGATTAAAACAGACAAAATAAAGGCCAGAGGGAGCTTTAACCAGCCAAAAGCAAAGATTAAGTAAGGAATAATAATATATACAAGCGAATATATTTCAATATTTTTGTCTGAAAATAGATTTTTTAATTGTGTTTTCATTTTTATGCCTTTTTAAAAAAATTTTTAATAAATCATTATTTACACCCACCCCCAACCCCCTCCCTCAAGGGAGGGGGCTAGAGTTAGTTTTTTGGCTCGCTTTTCGTCGCCTGCGGCGACTCGCTCACCTGTTTTTATAATAAAGATTTTTTTCATCTGGTTGTTTCTTTTTAGTTAGTATAATCCGGCATGTTTTCTTTAAATTCATCTCTATCAAGAAACGGATACATATCTTCAAGAGGCTTTGAGACTATTTTTCCGTCAGGAAGCTTTTCGGAAGAATGTTTTGGCTGAAATATATAATCATTTTGAAGAATAACTTCGCATACAACAGGACCTTGTGTTGCCAAAACCTTTTCTATTTCTTCTATTAAGTTGTTCTGTCCGTTGATTTTTGCGGTAGGCAAACTAAAAGCTTCCGCAATTTTAATAAAATCAGGGAAGCTAACACCTGACTCCTTTCCTGATGCAACCATACGTCCGTTAAAAAAATTATTTTGTGTCTGTTTTATTGATATATAGCCATTATTATTAAGAATAAACAGTTTTATAGGCAGATTATGGTGATAAACAGTCTGTAGTTCTTGAATATTCATCATTAAACTGCCATCTCCGGCTATGCAGACCACATCTTTTTTTTCGTTGGCAAAACATGCTCCGATAGCTGCAGGCAAGTCATATCCCATGGAGGCGCACCCTGAGTTTAATATAAACCTCTGGTTTTTTTTGACGACAGAAGCCTGAAAAGCACATACACTTGCTGTGCCATTTCCTGTAACCGTAATGCTTTTTTCAGAAAGGCATTTAGTAAGAGTTTCCATGAAATAATAAGGATTGACAGCATTTTGCGCATTTTTATATTCAGAAAGGACTACAGGATATTTTTCTTTTCTTTCCTTGCACCAGCTTACCCATTGCGAAAAATCAGGAAAAACAACATCGTTATCCTCAATTTGCTTAAGGGTAGCGGGTAAAAAATCTTTTAAATCAGTATTTATAGCAATATCAGGTTTTAAAGTCGGTTTATTAAGCTCCGCAGAATCAATATCAACAACTATTTTTTTAGCTTTTTTGCCAAAATTTTTCCAATCATAACTTATTTGTCTGATGTTATTGCGAGTGCCGAGAAAAATTATTAAATTGGCATTCTGAAGGGCAAAATTTCCTGCTCTTTGTCCTATTGTGCCTATTCTTCCGATATATAACGGATGTTCTGAAGCAATTGTATCAAAACCGTTATGAGTTGTTACAACAGGAATCTTTACTTCTTCAAGAAAGCTTAAAAAAACTTCTCTTGTCTTAGAAATATTTATTCCGTTTCCTGCAACGATTAAAGGTCTTTTTGCTTTTTTAATTTCTTTGAGGACAAGTTTTGTATAGTCATTTAGAGGAGTTTGCTCGCAATGACAGTCAGAAAATTTAAAGAATTTCTCTTCGTTTATAAAAGCTCCTTGAATGTCCATAGGGACATCTATCCAAACTGGACCGGGACGACCGTTAACGGCTGCGTGAATTGCCTCGTCTAGAATCCTTTTAACATCCAGAGGATTTTTTATTTGCTCCGCGAATTTTGTTATCGGTTTAACAAGGCTTATAATATCGGCTTCCTGATCGCCAAGCTGCCTTAAATTAAGTTCAGGGTAAGAAGTTTTAAGAGTTTCGGTTTTTACCTGACCGGAAATATATAAAACAGGGACGCTGTCAGTCCATTGCCCTAATACTCCGTTCAAAGTATTTATGCCTCCCGGGCCTGTAGTTACACATACAACGGAAAGTCCGCCTTTTATTCTTGCATAGCCTTCTGCTGCAATTGCAGAAGCCTGTTCATGATGGTTGCAAATATATTTAATTTTTTCCGATTGACCGAAAGAGTCGTTAAGATGCATAGCTCCGCCGCCGGAAATCATAAAAACATGTTTTATTCCGTATTCTTCAAGTCTTTTTACTATATAGTCAGTTATTTTAATCATTTTTTGATTATACCAATTTAAAAATTAAACGATAAATATTTTTAATATAAAAAAGAAAAAAGGCGAGCGAGTCCGCTTTGCGGACGGAAAGCGAGCCAAAAAACGGTTTTAGCCCCATTTCCCTTCAGGGAGAGGGGGCTGGGGGGTGAGGGTATAAAATAATAGGTTTTTTAAAAATTAAGGTTTTAATCATCAAAGTTGATTCTTTCTTTTTCAAAAACAAGAGGTCTTTTTAACTGTCTTGTGTGAATAAATCCGATATATTCACCTATTACTCCGATAAAAAACAGTTGAACAGATGAAAAGAAAAATAAACTGATTAAGATTGGAGCTGTTCCCATCGGGAAACTGTACCAGAATAAGATTTTGGCAATAAAATAACATATTGCAACAAACAAAGAAAGGATTGAAAGAGAAAAACCGGCTAAAGTGGCGATTCTTAAAGGGATTTTTGAATAACTTGTTATCCCCAGTATTGCCATATCGTATAAAGTATAAAAATTATTTTTAGTTAAACCTCTTTTTCTTGCGGGCTTGTCAAAAGGAATAAAAGCAGGCTCAAAGCCGATATCTCCAATAAGACCTCTTATATAAGGGCATGGATCATCGACTTTTCTCATTAATTCTATAATTTCTTTGTCATATAAGCCAAATCCGGTGAAATTTTTTATCTGTTTGACTCCCGAATCTGATAAAATTTCCATTAGTCTGTAAAAAATTTTTCTGCATAAAAACATTAAAAAACTGTCTTTAGTGCTTTTTTTAATTCCTAAAACAAGTTTATGACCTTCTTCCCATTTTTTTATAAATTCCGGTATTAATTCGGGAGGATCTTCCAGATCGCTGCACAGGCTTATAACCGCATCTCCTTTTGCGTGTAAAATTGCATGCATTGGAGAGCGCACCTGTCCAAAATTTCTTGTATTAATAATTATTTTAATATTTTTATCTTCTTTGGCTATTTCTTTTAAGATTTCGATTGTTTTATCGTCAGATGCATTATCAATAAAGATATGTTCATATTTATAATCCGGCAAATTGTCAAAAACAGCTTTTATTCTGGTATAAATTTCTCTGATATTGCCTTCTTCGTTTAAACAAGGGGTTACAATACTAATAAATTTCATAATATTCCTTTTATTTATTATGTTACAGCATATAAAATCGTATCAAAAACCGTATTTGTGTAGTGCCTGAGATAAAATTTGTAGTCAGGATTAATTTTTTTAATGTATTCAGGGATTTCCCATATATCGTGACTCTTGTGATAAAGAGAAACAGCCAGCTGAACTCCCTGTTCAATCTGTTTTTTTGCGCCTTTTAAAGCTTCCAGTTCTGCGCCTTCAATGTCCATCTTTATATGATCAGCTTTTTCATTTAAAATTTCGTCAATGGAAGCCACTTCTATTTTTGTATTTCCGTCTTGATCTATAGTGCTTCCAAGGCCGCCTGAGGAATTAAACCTGAAAACAGCTGATTTTGAATACAAACCCTTGTTAAAAAAATCAATATTTTGAGCATTTTTTAAATTTTCTTTAGCTTTTAAAAATGATTCTTTGTCCGGCTCAAAAAACAATATTTTTTTGTATTTGTTATTTACTTTTTTAATGAAATTTAAGGCAGTATCTCCATCAAAACCGCCGCCGTCAATAAAAATATCGTTTTCTCCAAAATTCAAAAAAGACTCTTCGAAATATTGATTTTTGTCTAAAATTGAATTATAAAGTGAAAAATTAAAAGTTAATCTGAAATTCGCTATGGTTTCCAGAACTTTTTTAGACTTTTCGTCTTCAAGAAGGTTATAAAGATTAAGATATTTTTGCTTGTTGCTCGCCAAATCCTCTATAAGTCCCTCAAAAGAAGGTTCTGCGTTGTAAATATCTTTATTGAAAACATAAAATACAGGACATGGAATAACTTTTTTAAAGCCAAGTTCTTTTAATTGCAGGTTAATTTCATATAAATAATTAATAGAAGCAATGATAACAGTAATATCGTCTTTTTTTTCGAGAAGTCTGTTTATATTAATGACTTTATAGCCGTAAAATTCCTGATTTTGTTTATCAGGATTATTATCAATAAAACCTAAAACTTTAACTCCTGCTCGAGAAAAGAATTCCTGAAAACTTTTTCCCAGTTCTTTTGCTCCAAATACATAAACTTCCTGAAGATTATTCAAAATATTTTCATAAGGTTTGATTATAGAAGATTTTATTTCTTCAGCCGTTCCTATTCTTTGAATTTTTTCTGAAAAACTTATATTTTTCACAGACACTACAAGCCTCTGTTGTAAATAAGTTTTTTTAGCGTCCCGTTCTCCGCATATGGGCTGTCGATGGTGTCTATCATTACAGGAGAATCTTTTTTGCAGGCTTTAAGCAAAACTTCCCCGCTCATCAGTTCTCTGCACGAAATTTGTCCTTTTTGAAGGGGTATTGCAAGATAAATGTCTTTTTCTGAGATAATATGACCTTCCGGCAGGTCTTTTTTTGCATAAACGCCTCTTACAAGGGTATCAAGATATTGAATTTCTTTTCTTGGCAGCAGTCTTCTCTGAACAGAGCTTCCTCCGCAAATTTCTCTTGCTTTGTAAAAAGCTTTAATCCATTTATCTGCGTCTTCGGGCAGAGAACAATAATCCGATACGGGATTTTCTTCATAATTTATATCGATATGTCTTTCAAAAGTTCTTGCGCCTTTTGCATAAGCAATCAATATTGAAGATTCCAGAGTTTCGTTATACTCATGGGTAGAAAAACCGATAGTAAGGTCGGGGTATCTGTTTTTTAAGAAATCTATCTGGTTTAATTCAAGTTCGTAATGCTCTGACGGATAAATGGAAACACAATGATTTAAAGCAATCGGGATGTTTCTTTTAGTGAAAAAAGTAACAATATCGTCAATATCTTTTAATGAAGAACCGCCTGTCGAAACAATTACAGGTTTTTTTGCAGATGCAATTTTTTCAATAAGCACCCAGTCATTTATATCTGAGCTTGCTATTTTTAAAATATGCATCCCGAGATTAACGCATAAATCAACTGATTTTTCGTCAAAAGGAGTTGCCATCGTCAAACAGCCTCCTTTTTTGATTGCATTAACCAGTGTTTCATAGCCTTTATCAGACATTTTTGTATCGAGAGTTTTCTTTATGTACCTTATGTCATTTCTATCAAGAAAATCTTTATGGATAAAATTATCAACATCCCTGAGTTGGAGCTTAATAGCTGCTCTAATATTATTAAATCTTACGATTCTTGAAAAATCGGTAATTATCTTTAACCCGCGGTCTAAGTTTCCCCAGTGATTATTGGACATTTCAAAAACAAATAAATCTTCAAATATATTAATATTCATTTCTCACTCATCCTGTTTATTTGTCAAAAAGTAGATATTCTCTGTTAATTAGCTTATGGTTTTGATTATACCATTCATATAACTCTTTTATTGCTTTATCAATTTCTGTAAAATTCAATTCATGAAATTCGTTTTTTAACCTTGAATTATCTGCGCTGTATTCAAGACCTAACCCTTTTTCTTTAATAAAAACAGGCAGATTTTTCCCCGATATTTTTTTAACTTTTTCAGCCAGCTCATAAAGTTCGATTGATTTATCAG from bacterium carries:
- a CDS encoding thiamine pyrophosphate-binding protein: MIKITDYIVKRLEEYGIKHVFMISGGGAMHLNDSFGQSEKIKYICNHHEQASAIAAEGYARIKGGLSVVCVTTGPGGINTLNGVLGQWTDSVPVLYISGQVKTETLKTSYPELNLRQLGDQEADIISLVKPITKFAEQIKNPLDVKRILDEAIHAAVNGRPGPVWIDVPMDIQGAFINEEKFFKFSDCHCEQTPLNDYTKLVLKEIKKAKRPLIVAGNGINISKTREVFLSFLEEVKIPVVTTHNGFDTIASEHPLYIGRIGTIGQRAGNFALQNANLIIFLGTRNNIRQISYDWKNFGKKAKKIVVDIDSAELNKPTLKPDIAINTDLKDFLPATLKQIEDNDVVFPDFSQWVSWCKERKEKYPVVLSEYKNAQNAVNPYYFMETLTKCLSEKSITVTGNGTASVCAFQASVVKKNQRFILNSGCASMGYDLPAAIGACFANEKKDVVCIAGDGSLMMNIQELQTVYHHNLPIKLFILNNNGYISIKQTQNNFFNGRMVASGKESGVSFPDFIKIAEAFSLPTAKINGQNNLIEEIEKVLATQGPVVCEVILQNDYIFQPKHSSEKLPDGKIVSKPLEDMYPFLDRDEFKENMPDYTN
- a CDS encoding glycosyltransferase family 2 protein; the encoded protein is MKFISIVTPCLNEEGNIREIYTRIKAVFDNLPDYKYEHIFIDNASDDKTIEILKEIAKEDKNIKIIINTRNFGQVRSPMHAILHAKGDAVISLCSDLEDPPELIPEFIKKWEEGHKLVLGIKKSTKDSFLMFLCRKIFYRLMEILSDSGVKQIKNFTGFGLYDKEIIELMRKVDDPCPYIRGLIGDIGFEPAFIPFDKPARKRGLTKNNFYTLYDMAILGITSYSKIPLRIATLAGFSLSILSLFVAICYFIAKILFWYSFPMGTAPILISLFFFSSVQLFFIGVIGEYIGFIHTRQLKRPLVFEKERINFDD
- a CDS encoding FkbM family methyltransferase — its product is MKNISFSEKIQRIGTAEEIKSSIIKPYENILNNLQEVYVFGAKELGKSFQEFFSRAGVKVLGFIDNNPDKQNQEFYGYKVININRLLEKKDDITVIIASINYLYEINLQLKELGFKKVIPCPVFYVFNKDIYNAEPSFEGLIEDLASNKQKYLNLYNLLEDEKSKKVLETIANFRLTFNFSLYNSILDKNQYFEESFLNFGENDIFIDGGGFDGDTALNFIKKVNNKYKKILFFEPDKESFLKAKENLKNAQNIDFFNKGLYSKSAVFRFNSSGGLGSTIDQDGNTKIEVASIDEILNEKADHIKMDIEGAELEALKGAKKQIEQGVQLAVSLYHKSHDIWEIPEYIKKINPDYKFYLRHYTNTVFDTILYAVT
- a CDS encoding N-acetylneuraminate synthase family protein, encoding MNINIFEDLFVFEMSNNHWGNLDRGLKIITDFSRIVRFNNIRAAIKLQLRDVDNFIHKDFLDRNDIRYIKKTLDTKMSDKGYETLVNAIKKGGCLTMATPFDEKSVDLCVNLGMHILKIASSDINDWVLIEKIASAKKPVIVSTGGSSLKDIDDIVTFFTKRNIPIALNHCVSIYPSEHYELELNQIDFLKNRYPDLTIGFSTHEYNETLESSILIAYAKGARTFERHIDINYEENPVSDYCSLPEDADKWIKAFYKAREICGGSSVQRRLLPRKEIQYLDTLVRGVYAKKDLPEGHIISEKDIYLAIPLQKGQISCRELMSGEVLLKACKKDSPVMIDTIDSPYAENGTLKKLIYNRGL